A single window of Sphingobacterium sp. ML3W DNA harbors:
- the kdpF gene encoding K(+)-transporting ATPase subunit F — protein MTALFIIAIGVFVYICYVLLKPEKF, from the coding sequence ATGACAGCATTATTCATAATAGCTATAGGTGTATTTGTTTACATCTGCTACGTATTGCTCAAACCAGAGAAATTTTAA